One Carassius auratus strain Wakin chromosome 16, ASM336829v1, whole genome shotgun sequence genomic window carries:
- the LOC113116141 gene encoding phosphatase and actin regulator 4B-like isoform X3 codes for MGQTFPLETAPQNSCAHLDDEGDLQYSSTGSEEGTAGDSTPPPKRKGKFSTLGKIFKPWKWRKKKSSEKFKETSEVLERKMSMRRPRQELIEQGVLKELPDNGEAHGHKTPYVKNGHTLPVGVGGGLGLEQIHSPSESEFRVNPVWLPQHDDRRGRTPSDGEHRGALGQRASNQDEGRRIGWSVGTEDWKSNLAWQGDDIRHGGRLHVEMDKRPGLMKAPSEDGRRTRPEPDWKPTLPRHSSVEEGRGRLESDSSQYVPNSEVLRDTLREPLPPKQSIMPPKWLMTSTPESSVESLPRTPVHNPATAFSSSSASSNSSSSAVSTAGRPLRNVSSAGANTQASSSSPLTTSSAPSFMSNVPAQPKQPPLPPPKPINRSNNPAMLASTLHGGDGSDFPLYWSCWKREGDHDVYLSLPVYLCRRAGGMRTAELSQGGVNLVPAKPSPPMPPKRTTPVTKRNAEDSPLTISSLPSILSEDMRANIPGGYQLPPPPPSPPLPTHIPPSPPRAHTHHLLHQHSYPYHLPQPLPVHFDPPSPPEEPPARQAPVPLHIMIQRALSSPGPALPHPDGSQRAHSLLFETPPEYQGSRPLPVTIQPLKLDEDDYSDEEEEEEDDDDEDEEPPSDHLPSPQSQPELEPRSRRCLVGDLNVSIIPEGNNSSEEEEDEEDQQPEESDSDGPVLYQDDESDEEEDDDTPPSALASRVKRKDTLALKLSSRPSAPDRQAPERQAKVEHMGLSWQSKEQWEAIRTQIGTALTRRLSQRPTAEELEQRNILQPKNEADRQAEVREIKRRLTRKLSERPTVAELQARKILRFHEYVEVTCAQDYDRRADKPWTKLTPADKAAIRKELNEFKSSEMEVHEESRIYTRFHRP; via the exons ATGATGAAGGTGACCTCCAGTACAGCAGCACAGGGAGCGAAGAGGGTACGGCAGGGGACAGCACCCCTCCTCCCAAGCGCAAGGGCAAGTTCTCTACCCTGGGTAAGATCTTCAAACCCTGGAAGTGGAGGAAGAAGAAAAGCAGCGAGAAGTTTAAGGAAACTTCAGAAG TTTTGGAAAGAAAGATGTCGATGAGGAGGCCAAGACAGGAACTGATCGAGCAGGGAGTGCTCAAGGAGCTTCCTGACAATG gTGAGGCCCATGGCCACAAGACACCTTATGTGAAGAATGGTCACACTCTGCCTGTAGGAGTTGGTGGAGGTCTGGGGCTAGAGCAGATTCACTCGCCCTCTGAGTCTGAATTTAGAGTCAATCCTGTCTGGCTGCCACAGCACGATGACCGGAGAGGTCGTACCCCTTCTGACGGGGAGCATCGTGGAGCATTGGGTCAGCGGGCATCCAATCAGGATGAAGGCAGGAGAATTGGCTGGTCTGTTGGGACAGAGGACTGGAAATCTAATCTGGCCTGGCAGGGAGATGATATCCGACATGGAGGAAGACTGCATGTTGAAATGGACAAGAGGCCTGGGCTAATGAAAGCCCCCTCTGAGGATGGGCGGAGGACTCGCCCCGAACCGGACTGGAAGCCAACGCTTCCTCGCCACTCGTCTGTCGAAGAGGGAAGGGGAAGACTAG AGTCTGATAGCAGTCAATATGTTCCTAACTCTGAGGTTTTGAGGGACACACTACGAGAGCCTTTGCCCCCCAAGCAGTCCATCATGCCCCCCAAATGGCTGATGACTTCCACCCCGGAATCTAGTGTTGAGAGCTTGCCCCGCACCCCAGTCCACAACCCCGCAACTGctttctcttcttcctctgcCTCCTCCAACTCCTCCTCCTCAGCTGTCAGCACGGCTGGAAGACCACTACGAAACGTATCCTCCGCTGGCGCCAACACGCAGGCCTCCAGCAGCTCTCCCCTTACCACTTCTTCAGCACCATCCTTTATGAGCAATGTCCCAGCCCAGCCCAAACAGCCCCCTCTCCCTCCACCCAAGCCAATCAACCGCAGCAACAATCCCGCCATGTTGG CCTCCACCCTGCATGGGGGTGACGGCAGCGATTTCCCCCTCTACTGGTCCTGCTGGAAGCGTGAGGGTGACCATGACGTCTACCTGTCCCTGCCTGTATACCTCTGCCGGCGGGCAGGAGGCATGCGCACAG CTGAACTCAGTCAAGGAGGTGTCAACCTAGTACCAGCAAAGCCCTCGCCCCCTATGCCCCCAAAAAGAACCACGCCTGTCACCAAACGCAATGCAGAGGACTCCCCTCTGACCATTTCCTCCCTTCCCTCCATTCTGTCCGAGGACATGAGGGCCAACATCCCTGGGGGCTACCAGCTGCCCCCACCTCCCCCATCCCCACCTCTCCCCACACACATCCCCCCTTCCCCACCACGGGCCCACACCCATCATCTCCTCCACCAACACTCCTACCCCTACCACCTGCCACAGCCACTTCCTGTCCACTTTGACCCTCCCAGCCCTCCAGAGGAACCGCCAGCCCGTCAAGCCCCTGTTCCCTTACACATCATGATCCAGAGGGCGCTCAGTAGCCCAGGACCTGCTCTCCCACACCCAGATGGCTCCCAGCGTGCCCACTCACTTCTGTTTGAGACGCCACCAGAGTACCAGGGCAGCCGCCCACTGCCAGTCACCATCCAGCCTCTCAAACT ggATGAAGATGACTActctgatgaagaggaggaggaagaggacgatgatgatgaggatgaggaaccTCCATCTGATCACCTCCCATCCCCTCAGTCCCAGCCAGAACTTGAGCCTCGTAGCCGCAGATGCTTGGTGGGGGATCTGAACGTCAGCATCATCCCTGAAGGAAACAACAGCagcgaggaggaggaagatgaggaagatCAGCAGCCAGAGGAGAGTGACTCGGACGGGCCAGTGCTGTACCAGGATGATGAATcggatgaggaagaggatgacgACACCCCACCAA GTGCTCTGGCCAGCAGGGTGAAAAGGAAGGACACGTTGGCGCTGAAGTTGAGCAGTCGGCCCTCTGCCCCAGACAGGCAGGCTCCTGAGAGGCAGGCCAAAGTAGAGCACATGGGTCTATCGTGGCAGAGCAAGGAGCAGTGGGAGGCCATCCGCACACAGATTGGTACCGCACTCACACG GCGATTGAGTCAGAGACCTACTGCTGAGGAGTTGGAACAGAGAAACATTCTCCAGC CCAAAAATGAAGCAGACAGACAAGCAGAGGTCAGGGAGATCAAGCGCAGACTCACCAGAAAG TTGAGTGAACGACCGACTGTAGCCGAACTACAGGCACGAAAAATATTACGTTTCCACGAGTACGTGGAGGTCACATGCGCTCAGGACTACGACCGCCGTGCTGACAAGCCATGGACCAAACTCACTCCCGCAGACAAG GCCGCTATTCGTAAAGAGCTCAATGAGTTTAAGAGCTCCGAGATGGAAGTGCACGAGGAAAGCAGAATTTACACAAG ATTCCATCGTCCTTAA
- the LOC113116141 gene encoding phosphatase and actin regulator 4B-like isoform X1: MGAALFSDDSVSLCETLWLLHFLCTQGTESPHTFGSCGTACSSDSIFHLNCWIYGKEVNACMACCFQTSCYGSWSPDDEGDLQYSSTGSEEGTAGDSTPPPKRKGKFSTLGKIFKPWKWRKKKSSEKFKETSEVLERKMSMRRPRQELIEQGVLKELPDNGEAHGHKTPYVKNGHTLPVGVGGGLGLEQIHSPSESEFRVNPVWLPQHDDRRGRTPSDGEHRGALGQRASNQDEGRRIGWSVGTEDWKSNLAWQGDDIRHGGRLHVEMDKRPGLMKAPSEDGRRTRPEPDWKPTLPRHSSVEEGRGRLESDSSQYVPNSEVLRDTLREPLPPKQSIMPPKWLMTSTPESSVESLPRTPVHNPATAFSSSSASSNSSSSAVSTAGRPLRNVSSAGANTQASSSSPLTTSSAPSFMSNVPAQPKQPPLPPPKPINRSNNPAMLASTLHGGDGSDFPLYWSCWKREGDHDVYLSLPVYLCRRAGGMRTAELSQGGVNLVPAKPSPPMPPKRTTPVTKRNAEDSPLTISSLPSILSEDMRANIPGGYQLPPPPPSPPLPTHIPPSPPRAHTHHLLHQHSYPYHLPQPLPVHFDPPSPPEEPPARQAPVPLHIMIQRALSSPGPALPHPDGSQRAHSLLFETPPEYQGSRPLPVTIQPLKLDEDDYSDEEEEEEDDDDEDEEPPSDHLPSPQSQPELEPRSRRCLVGDLNVSIIPEGNNSSEEEEDEEDQQPEESDSDGPVLYQDDESDEEEDDDTPPSALASRVKRKDTLALKLSSRPSAPDRQAPERQAKVEHMGLSWQSKEQWEAIRTQIGTALTRRLSQRPTAEELEQRNILQPKNEADRQAEVREIKRRLTRKLSERPTVAELQARKILRFHEYVEVTCAQDYDRRADKPWTKLTPADKAAIRKELNEFKSSEMEVHEESRIYTRFHRP, from the exons ATGATGAAGGTGACCTCCAGTACAGCAGCACAGGGAGCGAAGAGGGTACGGCAGGGGACAGCACCCCTCCTCCCAAGCGCAAGGGCAAGTTCTCTACCCTGGGTAAGATCTTCAAACCCTGGAAGTGGAGGAAGAAGAAAAGCAGCGAGAAGTTTAAGGAAACTTCAGAAG TTTTGGAAAGAAAGATGTCGATGAGGAGGCCAAGACAGGAACTGATCGAGCAGGGAGTGCTCAAGGAGCTTCCTGACAATG gTGAGGCCCATGGCCACAAGACACCTTATGTGAAGAATGGTCACACTCTGCCTGTAGGAGTTGGTGGAGGTCTGGGGCTAGAGCAGATTCACTCGCCCTCTGAGTCTGAATTTAGAGTCAATCCTGTCTGGCTGCCACAGCACGATGACCGGAGAGGTCGTACCCCTTCTGACGGGGAGCATCGTGGAGCATTGGGTCAGCGGGCATCCAATCAGGATGAAGGCAGGAGAATTGGCTGGTCTGTTGGGACAGAGGACTGGAAATCTAATCTGGCCTGGCAGGGAGATGATATCCGACATGGAGGAAGACTGCATGTTGAAATGGACAAGAGGCCTGGGCTAATGAAAGCCCCCTCTGAGGATGGGCGGAGGACTCGCCCCGAACCGGACTGGAAGCCAACGCTTCCTCGCCACTCGTCTGTCGAAGAGGGAAGGGGAAGACTAG AGTCTGATAGCAGTCAATATGTTCCTAACTCTGAGGTTTTGAGGGACACACTACGAGAGCCTTTGCCCCCCAAGCAGTCCATCATGCCCCCCAAATGGCTGATGACTTCCACCCCGGAATCTAGTGTTGAGAGCTTGCCCCGCACCCCAGTCCACAACCCCGCAACTGctttctcttcttcctctgcCTCCTCCAACTCCTCCTCCTCAGCTGTCAGCACGGCTGGAAGACCACTACGAAACGTATCCTCCGCTGGCGCCAACACGCAGGCCTCCAGCAGCTCTCCCCTTACCACTTCTTCAGCACCATCCTTTATGAGCAATGTCCCAGCCCAGCCCAAACAGCCCCCTCTCCCTCCACCCAAGCCAATCAACCGCAGCAACAATCCCGCCATGTTGG CCTCCACCCTGCATGGGGGTGACGGCAGCGATTTCCCCCTCTACTGGTCCTGCTGGAAGCGTGAGGGTGACCATGACGTCTACCTGTCCCTGCCTGTATACCTCTGCCGGCGGGCAGGAGGCATGCGCACAG CTGAACTCAGTCAAGGAGGTGTCAACCTAGTACCAGCAAAGCCCTCGCCCCCTATGCCCCCAAAAAGAACCACGCCTGTCACCAAACGCAATGCAGAGGACTCCCCTCTGACCATTTCCTCCCTTCCCTCCATTCTGTCCGAGGACATGAGGGCCAACATCCCTGGGGGCTACCAGCTGCCCCCACCTCCCCCATCCCCACCTCTCCCCACACACATCCCCCCTTCCCCACCACGGGCCCACACCCATCATCTCCTCCACCAACACTCCTACCCCTACCACCTGCCACAGCCACTTCCTGTCCACTTTGACCCTCCCAGCCCTCCAGAGGAACCGCCAGCCCGTCAAGCCCCTGTTCCCTTACACATCATGATCCAGAGGGCGCTCAGTAGCCCAGGACCTGCTCTCCCACACCCAGATGGCTCCCAGCGTGCCCACTCACTTCTGTTTGAGACGCCACCAGAGTACCAGGGCAGCCGCCCACTGCCAGTCACCATCCAGCCTCTCAAACT ggATGAAGATGACTActctgatgaagaggaggaggaagaggacgatgatgatgaggatgaggaaccTCCATCTGATCACCTCCCATCCCCTCAGTCCCAGCCAGAACTTGAGCCTCGTAGCCGCAGATGCTTGGTGGGGGATCTGAACGTCAGCATCATCCCTGAAGGAAACAACAGCagcgaggaggaggaagatgaggaagatCAGCAGCCAGAGGAGAGTGACTCGGACGGGCCAGTGCTGTACCAGGATGATGAATcggatgaggaagaggatgacgACACCCCACCAA GTGCTCTGGCCAGCAGGGTGAAAAGGAAGGACACGTTGGCGCTGAAGTTGAGCAGTCGGCCCTCTGCCCCAGACAGGCAGGCTCCTGAGAGGCAGGCCAAAGTAGAGCACATGGGTCTATCGTGGCAGAGCAAGGAGCAGTGGGAGGCCATCCGCACACAGATTGGTACCGCACTCACACG GCGATTGAGTCAGAGACCTACTGCTGAGGAGTTGGAACAGAGAAACATTCTCCAGC CCAAAAATGAAGCAGACAGACAAGCAGAGGTCAGGGAGATCAAGCGCAGACTCACCAGAAAG TTGAGTGAACGACCGACTGTAGCCGAACTACAGGCACGAAAAATATTACGTTTCCACGAGTACGTGGAGGTCACATGCGCTCAGGACTACGACCGCCGTGCTGACAAGCCATGGACCAAACTCACTCCCGCAGACAAG GCCGCTATTCGTAAAGAGCTCAATGAGTTTAAGAGCTCCGAGATGGAAGTGCACGAGGAAAGCAGAATTTACACAAG ATTCCATCGTCCTTAA
- the LOC113116141 gene encoding phosphatase and actin regulator 4B-like isoform X4, with product MENRDDEGDLQYSSTGSEEGTAGDSTPPPKRKGKFSTLGKIFKPWKWRKKKSSEKFKETSEVLERKMSMRRPRQELIEQGVLKELPDNGEAHGHKTPYVKNGHTLPVGVGGGLGLEQIHSPSESEFRVNPVWLPQHDDRRGRTPSDGEHRGALGQRASNQDEGRRIGWSVGTEDWKSNLAWQGDDIRHGGRLHVEMDKRPGLMKAPSEDGRRTRPEPDWKPTLPRHSSVEEGRGRLESDSSQYVPNSEVLRDTLREPLPPKQSIMPPKWLMTSTPESSVESLPRTPVHNPATAFSSSSASSNSSSSAVSTAGRPLRNVSSAGANTQASSSSPLTTSSAPSFMSNVPAQPKQPPLPPPKPINRSNNPAMLASTLHGGDGSDFPLYWSCWKREGDHDVYLSLPVYLCRRAGGMRTAELSQGGVNLVPAKPSPPMPPKRTTPVTKRNAEDSPLTISSLPSILSEDMRANIPGGYQLPPPPPSPPLPTHIPPSPPRAHTHHLLHQHSYPYHLPQPLPVHFDPPSPPEEPPARQAPVPLHIMIQRALSSPGPALPHPDGSQRAHSLLFETPPEYQGSRPLPVTIQPLKLDEDDYSDEEEEEEDDDDEDEEPPSDHLPSPQSQPELEPRSRRCLVGDLNVSIIPEGNNSSEEEEDEEDQQPEESDSDGPVLYQDDESDEEEDDDTPPSALASRVKRKDTLALKLSSRPSAPDRQAPERQAKVEHMGLSWQSKEQWEAIRTQIGTALTRRLSQRPTAEELEQRNILQPKNEADRQAEVREIKRRLTRKLSERPTVAELQARKILRFHEYVEVTCAQDYDRRADKPWTKLTPADKAAIRKELNEFKSSEMEVHEESRIYTRFHRP from the exons ATGATGAAGGTGACCTCCAGTACAGCAGCACAGGGAGCGAAGAGGGTACGGCAGGGGACAGCACCCCTCCTCCCAAGCGCAAGGGCAAGTTCTCTACCCTGGGTAAGATCTTCAAACCCTGGAAGTGGAGGAAGAAGAAAAGCAGCGAGAAGTTTAAGGAAACTTCAGAAG TTTTGGAAAGAAAGATGTCGATGAGGAGGCCAAGACAGGAACTGATCGAGCAGGGAGTGCTCAAGGAGCTTCCTGACAATG gTGAGGCCCATGGCCACAAGACACCTTATGTGAAGAATGGTCACACTCTGCCTGTAGGAGTTGGTGGAGGTCTGGGGCTAGAGCAGATTCACTCGCCCTCTGAGTCTGAATTTAGAGTCAATCCTGTCTGGCTGCCACAGCACGATGACCGGAGAGGTCGTACCCCTTCTGACGGGGAGCATCGTGGAGCATTGGGTCAGCGGGCATCCAATCAGGATGAAGGCAGGAGAATTGGCTGGTCTGTTGGGACAGAGGACTGGAAATCTAATCTGGCCTGGCAGGGAGATGATATCCGACATGGAGGAAGACTGCATGTTGAAATGGACAAGAGGCCTGGGCTAATGAAAGCCCCCTCTGAGGATGGGCGGAGGACTCGCCCCGAACCGGACTGGAAGCCAACGCTTCCTCGCCACTCGTCTGTCGAAGAGGGAAGGGGAAGACTAG AGTCTGATAGCAGTCAATATGTTCCTAACTCTGAGGTTTTGAGGGACACACTACGAGAGCCTTTGCCCCCCAAGCAGTCCATCATGCCCCCCAAATGGCTGATGACTTCCACCCCGGAATCTAGTGTTGAGAGCTTGCCCCGCACCCCAGTCCACAACCCCGCAACTGctttctcttcttcctctgcCTCCTCCAACTCCTCCTCCTCAGCTGTCAGCACGGCTGGAAGACCACTACGAAACGTATCCTCCGCTGGCGCCAACACGCAGGCCTCCAGCAGCTCTCCCCTTACCACTTCTTCAGCACCATCCTTTATGAGCAATGTCCCAGCCCAGCCCAAACAGCCCCCTCTCCCTCCACCCAAGCCAATCAACCGCAGCAACAATCCCGCCATGTTGG CCTCCACCCTGCATGGGGGTGACGGCAGCGATTTCCCCCTCTACTGGTCCTGCTGGAAGCGTGAGGGTGACCATGACGTCTACCTGTCCCTGCCTGTATACCTCTGCCGGCGGGCAGGAGGCATGCGCACAG CTGAACTCAGTCAAGGAGGTGTCAACCTAGTACCAGCAAAGCCCTCGCCCCCTATGCCCCCAAAAAGAACCACGCCTGTCACCAAACGCAATGCAGAGGACTCCCCTCTGACCATTTCCTCCCTTCCCTCCATTCTGTCCGAGGACATGAGGGCCAACATCCCTGGGGGCTACCAGCTGCCCCCACCTCCCCCATCCCCACCTCTCCCCACACACATCCCCCCTTCCCCACCACGGGCCCACACCCATCATCTCCTCCACCAACACTCCTACCCCTACCACCTGCCACAGCCACTTCCTGTCCACTTTGACCCTCCCAGCCCTCCAGAGGAACCGCCAGCCCGTCAAGCCCCTGTTCCCTTACACATCATGATCCAGAGGGCGCTCAGTAGCCCAGGACCTGCTCTCCCACACCCAGATGGCTCCCAGCGTGCCCACTCACTTCTGTTTGAGACGCCACCAGAGTACCAGGGCAGCCGCCCACTGCCAGTCACCATCCAGCCTCTCAAACT ggATGAAGATGACTActctgatgaagaggaggaggaagaggacgatgatgatgaggatgaggaaccTCCATCTGATCACCTCCCATCCCCTCAGTCCCAGCCAGAACTTGAGCCTCGTAGCCGCAGATGCTTGGTGGGGGATCTGAACGTCAGCATCATCCCTGAAGGAAACAACAGCagcgaggaggaggaagatgaggaagatCAGCAGCCAGAGGAGAGTGACTCGGACGGGCCAGTGCTGTACCAGGATGATGAATcggatgaggaagaggatgacgACACCCCACCAA GTGCTCTGGCCAGCAGGGTGAAAAGGAAGGACACGTTGGCGCTGAAGTTGAGCAGTCGGCCCTCTGCCCCAGACAGGCAGGCTCCTGAGAGGCAGGCCAAAGTAGAGCACATGGGTCTATCGTGGCAGAGCAAGGAGCAGTGGGAGGCCATCCGCACACAGATTGGTACCGCACTCACACG GCGATTGAGTCAGAGACCTACTGCTGAGGAGTTGGAACAGAGAAACATTCTCCAGC CCAAAAATGAAGCAGACAGACAAGCAGAGGTCAGGGAGATCAAGCGCAGACTCACCAGAAAG TTGAGTGAACGACCGACTGTAGCCGAACTACAGGCACGAAAAATATTACGTTTCCACGAGTACGTGGAGGTCACATGCGCTCAGGACTACGACCGCCGTGCTGACAAGCCATGGACCAAACTCACTCCCGCAGACAAG GCCGCTATTCGTAAAGAGCTCAATGAGTTTAAGAGCTCCGAGATGGAAGTGCACGAGGAAAGCAGAATTTACACAAG ATTCCATCGTCCTTAA
- the LOC113116141 gene encoding phosphatase and actin regulator 4B-like isoform X5 produces the protein MSDDEGDLQYSSTGSEEGTAGDSTPPPKRKGKFSTLGKIFKPWKWRKKKSSEKFKETSEVLERKMSMRRPRQELIEQGVLKELPDNGEAHGHKTPYVKNGHTLPVGVGGGLGLEQIHSPSESEFRVNPVWLPQHDDRRGRTPSDGEHRGALGQRASNQDEGRRIGWSVGTEDWKSNLAWQGDDIRHGGRLHVEMDKRPGLMKAPSEDGRRTRPEPDWKPTLPRHSSVEEGRGRLESDSSQYVPNSEVLRDTLREPLPPKQSIMPPKWLMTSTPESSVESLPRTPVHNPATAFSSSSASSNSSSSAVSTAGRPLRNVSSAGANTQASSSSPLTTSSAPSFMSNVPAQPKQPPLPPPKPINRSNNPAMLASTLHGGDGSDFPLYWSCWKREGDHDVYLSLPVYLCRRAGGMRTAELSQGGVNLVPAKPSPPMPPKRTTPVTKRNAEDSPLTISSLPSILSEDMRANIPGGYQLPPPPPSPPLPTHIPPSPPRAHTHHLLHQHSYPYHLPQPLPVHFDPPSPPEEPPARQAPVPLHIMIQRALSSPGPALPHPDGSQRAHSLLFETPPEYQGSRPLPVTIQPLKLDEDDYSDEEEEEEDDDDEDEEPPSDHLPSPQSQPELEPRSRRCLVGDLNVSIIPEGNNSSEEEEDEEDQQPEESDSDGPVLYQDDESDEEEDDDTPPSALASRVKRKDTLALKLSSRPSAPDRQAPERQAKVEHMGLSWQSKEQWEAIRTQIGTALTRRLSQRPTAEELEQRNILQPKNEADRQAEVREIKRRLTRKLSERPTVAELQARKILRFHEYVEVTCAQDYDRRADKPWTKLTPADKAAIRKELNEFKSSEMEVHEESRIYTRFHRP, from the exons ATGATGAAGGTGACCTCCAGTACAGCAGCACAGGGAGCGAAGAGGGTACGGCAGGGGACAGCACCCCTCCTCCCAAGCGCAAGGGCAAGTTCTCTACCCTGGGTAAGATCTTCAAACCCTGGAAGTGGAGGAAGAAGAAAAGCAGCGAGAAGTTTAAGGAAACTTCAGAAG TTTTGGAAAGAAAGATGTCGATGAGGAGGCCAAGACAGGAACTGATCGAGCAGGGAGTGCTCAAGGAGCTTCCTGACAATG gTGAGGCCCATGGCCACAAGACACCTTATGTGAAGAATGGTCACACTCTGCCTGTAGGAGTTGGTGGAGGTCTGGGGCTAGAGCAGATTCACTCGCCCTCTGAGTCTGAATTTAGAGTCAATCCTGTCTGGCTGCCACAGCACGATGACCGGAGAGGTCGTACCCCTTCTGACGGGGAGCATCGTGGAGCATTGGGTCAGCGGGCATCCAATCAGGATGAAGGCAGGAGAATTGGCTGGTCTGTTGGGACAGAGGACTGGAAATCTAATCTGGCCTGGCAGGGAGATGATATCCGACATGGAGGAAGACTGCATGTTGAAATGGACAAGAGGCCTGGGCTAATGAAAGCCCCCTCTGAGGATGGGCGGAGGACTCGCCCCGAACCGGACTGGAAGCCAACGCTTCCTCGCCACTCGTCTGTCGAAGAGGGAAGGGGAAGACTAG AGTCTGATAGCAGTCAATATGTTCCTAACTCTGAGGTTTTGAGGGACACACTACGAGAGCCTTTGCCCCCCAAGCAGTCCATCATGCCCCCCAAATGGCTGATGACTTCCACCCCGGAATCTAGTGTTGAGAGCTTGCCCCGCACCCCAGTCCACAACCCCGCAACTGctttctcttcttcctctgcCTCCTCCAACTCCTCCTCCTCAGCTGTCAGCACGGCTGGAAGACCACTACGAAACGTATCCTCCGCTGGCGCCAACACGCAGGCCTCCAGCAGCTCTCCCCTTACCACTTCTTCAGCACCATCCTTTATGAGCAATGTCCCAGCCCAGCCCAAACAGCCCCCTCTCCCTCCACCCAAGCCAATCAACCGCAGCAACAATCCCGCCATGTTGG CCTCCACCCTGCATGGGGGTGACGGCAGCGATTTCCCCCTCTACTGGTCCTGCTGGAAGCGTGAGGGTGACCATGACGTCTACCTGTCCCTGCCTGTATACCTCTGCCGGCGGGCAGGAGGCATGCGCACAG CTGAACTCAGTCAAGGAGGTGTCAACCTAGTACCAGCAAAGCCCTCGCCCCCTATGCCCCCAAAAAGAACCACGCCTGTCACCAAACGCAATGCAGAGGACTCCCCTCTGACCATTTCCTCCCTTCCCTCCATTCTGTCCGAGGACATGAGGGCCAACATCCCTGGGGGCTACCAGCTGCCCCCACCTCCCCCATCCCCACCTCTCCCCACACACATCCCCCCTTCCCCACCACGGGCCCACACCCATCATCTCCTCCACCAACACTCCTACCCCTACCACCTGCCACAGCCACTTCCTGTCCACTTTGACCCTCCCAGCCCTCCAGAGGAACCGCCAGCCCGTCAAGCCCCTGTTCCCTTACACATCATGATCCAGAGGGCGCTCAGTAGCCCAGGACCTGCTCTCCCACACCCAGATGGCTCCCAGCGTGCCCACTCACTTCTGTTTGAGACGCCACCAGAGTACCAGGGCAGCCGCCCACTGCCAGTCACCATCCAGCCTCTCAAACT ggATGAAGATGACTActctgatgaagaggaggaggaagaggacgatgatgatgaggatgaggaaccTCCATCTGATCACCTCCCATCCCCTCAGTCCCAGCCAGAACTTGAGCCTCGTAGCCGCAGATGCTTGGTGGGGGATCTGAACGTCAGCATCATCCCTGAAGGAAACAACAGCagcgaggaggaggaagatgaggaagatCAGCAGCCAGAGGAGAGTGACTCGGACGGGCCAGTGCTGTACCAGGATGATGAATcggatgaggaagaggatgacgACACCCCACCAA GTGCTCTGGCCAGCAGGGTGAAAAGGAAGGACACGTTGGCGCTGAAGTTGAGCAGTCGGCCCTCTGCCCCAGACAGGCAGGCTCCTGAGAGGCAGGCCAAAGTAGAGCACATGGGTCTATCGTGGCAGAGCAAGGAGCAGTGGGAGGCCATCCGCACACAGATTGGTACCGCACTCACACG GCGATTGAGTCAGAGACCTACTGCTGAGGAGTTGGAACAGAGAAACATTCTCCAGC CCAAAAATGAAGCAGACAGACAAGCAGAGGTCAGGGAGATCAAGCGCAGACTCACCAGAAAG TTGAGTGAACGACCGACTGTAGCCGAACTACAGGCACGAAAAATATTACGTTTCCACGAGTACGTGGAGGTCACATGCGCTCAGGACTACGACCGCCGTGCTGACAAGCCATGGACCAAACTCACTCCCGCAGACAAG GCCGCTATTCGTAAAGAGCTCAATGAGTTTAAGAGCTCCGAGATGGAAGTGCACGAGGAAAGCAGAATTTACACAAG ATTCCATCGTCCTTAA